The DNA sequence CTCTCGTCCTGCCGCTGGTAGCCCGGGAGCAAAGCCCGACCCCCACCTGGTTACTCCTCCTTTCAGAGAGTCACAGACAGCGATAAAGTCACCccgagtctccttttctccagaagaaacacccccagctccctcaagcGCTCCCCATAGCACTCGTGCTCCAGACTCTTCCCAGCTCCGCTACCCTTCTCTGGACTCGCTCCAGCACTTCAATGACTTTCTtgaagtgaggggcccagaagcGGACACAGCAAAACTCCCTCACCCCCAGTAAGGACAGCAGACAGCACCGGGAGCGATTTAACCCTTTCCCTCCCAGGGAAAGCCGCAGGTGACGGAGCCGCCGCTCCCCGGGGGCTCCAGGTGGGGATGAGAGGGGGGGGGAGCAGAGAGAGGAGCGCGGCCGCTTGATTGACGGTTGCCATGGAGACGCCGTAGCCCCGCCCTCCCGGCGCGGCGCAGCCAATGGGCGGGCGCGGCCGGAGCAGAGGTGGGCGGGGCCACATAGTCTTGCGGCGGGTGCGGGAGTTGCGGCGGGGGGAGCGGCGGAGCGCGGCCGGGATACAGCAGCGATCCCGGATGGTCACCGCGGGGCCGGGGGAAACCTGATCGGctagagcaggaggaggagagagataGGAAggggggagaggaggagaagggaacgtggtggggggggggagggaggaaggggaaaaaaaaaaggagcacacaagaaaaaaaaaaaaagaaaaagaaaaaaggaaaacaaaccgAAACATGTCTTCTGCCTCCCCCGCCACGGACGACATCGTGATCGCGGTAGAGATCAAGGAGGAAAATGTGATGGAAATGCTCTCCGAAGCCCCCGACgggcccgcgccgccgccccctCCCGCCGCTGCCCAGTTCCCCATGGAGCATGCAGGCTCCGCTGCCGCCGGCGAGGAGGGAGCCGCGGAACAGGTACTGCTCCACACGGAACTCCTGGCCAGGAATCACCACGctgcctcctctccctcctcttcatcttcttcttcttcttcctcctcctcctcctcgcagACCCCCTTGGCTTTCTCCCCGGACCACGTCGCCTGCGTGTGCGAGGCGCTGCAGCAAGGTGGGAACCTGGACCGCCTGGCCAGGTTCCTGTGGTCTTTGCCCCCGAGCGATCTGCTACGTGGCAACGAGAGCCTGATGAAAGCCCGGGCGCTGGTGGCTTTTCACCAGGGCATCTACGCCGAGCTCTACAGCATCCTGGAGAGCCACAACTTCGACTCCTCCAACCACccgctgctgcaggagctctggtaCAAAGCTCGCTACACCGAGGCGGAGCGAGCCCGGGGCAGACCCTTGGGGGCGGTGGACAAGTACAGGTTGCGGAGGAAATACCCCCTGCCCAGGACCATCTGGGACGGCGAGGAGACGGTCTACTGCTTCAAGGAGAAGTCCCGCAACGCGCTCAAGGAGCTCTACAAGCAGAACCGATACCCCTCGCCCGCCGAGAAGCGCAACCTGGCCAAGATCACCGGGCTGTCCCTCACCCAGGTCAGCAACTGGTTCAAGAACCGCAGGCAGCGGGACCGCAACCCTTCCGAGACCCAGTCCAAAAGGTGAGGGAAAACTTTTCCTCCCCGCCCCCTCTCCCGCCTGCCTTTCCCTCTCCCGGCTCTTTCTTCCCTTGCAAACATGGCGCTTACCTTCGGTGCGCCTCGtcctcccctccttcctcctccccgcTCCCTCGTTCCCAACACACCCACCCGGCCCGGGCGTGCGAGGCGGCGCGGGGAAACTTCCCGGACCCGCCGGCCCGCGCTCCCGGGGGAGCTCCCGGCACCGGGGAGCCGCTCCCGGCACGGGGGAGCCGCGGGGCGGACTCCCGGGAGGGGACGGGACGGGGGTGTTCGTTCCCCCCGCTCCTTGTTTTTATTCAATTGTCGCGCCTGACAGAGTTAATCATTGACGGCCGGAGGACGCGCGGGGTCCCGGCGCTCCCTCTGTTTTGAAACCTGACTCGGGAGCGGGCCGGGCTCGGGTTTCAgcgggggagcggggccggtTCCCGGGGCTcccgggagcggccccggccccgctccgcccgcgGCTCGGGCTCGGCTCCCCCCGccccgcggcgggggcgcgggCAGGTGGAGGTGACCTCCCCGCTCCCGCCTTCCTCCGGGAAGGGACGGGAAAGGGGGGAGAAAGCGcggggaggaggggagggaggaagggagcggggagagaaggagggaaagCGGCCGGCGGAGGGGGCCCCAAGGCATTTCTCAACCAAGGGCGCGATTGTGCCGCCGCGGCCCCTCTCCGCGGGACACATCAAAGGCCgaggggggagggaggggagagcGACCGAAAAATGCAGCCGAGGGCGGGCGGACCAGTCAGCGAAAAAACCCGGCGCAGCCCCGGGCGGAGGCACAAAGGCCGCCCCCCATCTCTGCGTCCCTCCCCCCGGCACGGCCGGAGGTGCCTCCGCCGGCACCGGGGCAGCGCGGGCCGAGGTCTGCCCCTTCCCCCGGGCCGGGGGCGCCAGGCTGAGCCCGCAGGGTCCGGCTGAGCCCTGAGGGTCCGGCGGCGCTGCCCGGCCCTGCCTCACCTCCCAGCGCTTTGCCAAATGGCCGCGGCCGGTCTCACACGTGTGGGCACCCCAGGCCCAGGCAGCCCCCTTCGGTCGCCGGGGTGGAGGAATTTATTTACAACTCCATAACCCAGTCTGTAAAGTTTCTCCTTTGGGCGAGTGTTTGGTTTGATGTGTTCTATTCTAAGAAACCTCCTCCCTTGGCTTAAATATTCGTTTAAAGTGCCTCGTAAAGGCAAAACATAGAAAAGAATTGTTCGTGGAAACTCTCACATACTTGTGTTAAAGCAAGAAGTCCCCTTTGGTGCAGAGATCCTGTACACCGTGGTAATGCAATGTCATCTCTCCATCTTTTCCCGTAGCGAGTCAGATGGCAACCCTAGCACAGAAGATGAATCCAGTAAGGGGCGGGAGGATTTATCTCCCCATCCGCTCTCCAGCTCATCCGACGGCGTTACCAGCCTCAGCCTTCCCGGCCACATGGAGCCTGTCTACATGCAGCAGCTTGGAAACACTAAAATAGCCTTGAGCTCGTCCGGCGTCTTGTTGAACGGGAACCTCATGCCTGCCAGTACCTCTCCTGTCTTCCTCAATGGTAGCTCGTTTCTTCAGGGACCCAACAGTGTCATACTCAATGGACTCAGCGTGGGCACTTCGCAGACTGTTACCTTAAATTCGCCCAAAACTGCGGCCAGCGTCGTGAGCAACGGCGTGTCCATCACTGACATACTGTCCTCATCGTCCTCAGAAGATGTCAAAGACTTCAAACTCCTTCAGGCCTCGGTCCCCAATGCCACAGCAGCCTTCAGCCCTAGCAACATCCCAGTCACTTTCCCAGGATTGATACCGAGCTCAGAGGTGAAAAGGGAAGGTGTGGAAACTGCTGCTTCCCAGGATGGAGGCTCCGTGGTTACTTTTACTGCTCCTGTCCAAATAAACCAGTATGGCATTGTCCAGATCCCCAATTCAGGAACAAATGGCCAGCTGCTGAACGGAAGCATTggtttttcttctctgcagctgcctccaGTTTCTGTGGCAGCTTCACAAGGTAAAAGCTTTGCCTCTTGCAGTAAGAGGTATGAGGAAAAGTTGGAATCAGGCACATTTAGCATTTTAGAAGCTGTGGTCCTTTTCTTCCAAGGTATCTATAAGGTATTTCAGTCGTGGCCACACACAGAACATCAAATAATACTGTTTGCCTTCCTTTATAGTGAATTATGCTCATGGGCAGACTGTTAGATGAATCTGAGCTCCTCTGTTAAGAGCATGGAAGGAGATCTGGTAATTTACACCCCTTTCATCTCATGCTGTTCACAGAAGTCTGTGATAGGAGTATTCACAAATATCTGTAAATTTTACATGTTTCAGTAATTCAAAATATTCCCCATTTGCCACTGAATTCTTTTAATGAGAAGgttcataaaaatgaaaattatggCAGCTGGAAATTGTTACCCTTGTTGTTCTTGTggtggttgttttggttttttgttttcttaacaAAAGCATTtcacaaaaatacattttgaatTATTGTAGACACAACAAGACCAAGCAGTTGCTTGTACATTTTCTGTTCCACAATTAAGAAAGATTAAACTTGAGGGGAACAATAGAAGTAAACACTAGCTCGTAGATATAAAATGTGAGGCTCTTTGGATAAAGCTGCCCTCAGTCCAAGGGAAATATGTCATCACAGGTTCATGTGCCAAGTGTGCAGGCTCCTCCCCAAGTTTGCTTTAGAGTTGGTCTTAGCATACCAAAGTCTGAATCTTGCAGCTGGCCAGGAAGAATCCCAGGGAGCACAAACCTTGTTCTGGATCCCTTTTTTGAAGCAGATCAGTTAAATAGCACAGCTGAACATCTTTGGTACTCCTTGGCCACTTTATCTTTGTTTACTAAAATGATTAAACTAGAATGATTCTCTCTGGTTTCAGGAGCTGTGAATACTATTATAAAAGTCAAATTGTGCTCATGTGCTTCTTTGAATTTAATGTGTATAGGGTGTGAATTCTTCTTGCTGAAGCACAGGGAGGAACAATTCCAAATGTGAAGCTGTGCAACCACATTTCAAATGGGTGCACAATTATAAGGTCCTAAAATACAGCACTCACAGGCGCTGGAAGTTATTGGCACATAGACTAAATGTCTTCTCTCTTTAATCTTGCTTAAACTGAATGCCACCTGTAATTACTAAAGCCACTTAATCCACATGCTCCAAGGCATAAACTAACAGCCAGCAAAGGTGAGAAAGAAAGTTCTGTCCTTTTAAATATTGTAGGACTATTGTATTTGAAAGTCCTAAGATTCATAATAAGCTCTTCTCTGACCGTTTTCCCATTGTTAAAAGTACTGACTGCCCACTGGAGAGTGATCCACCATATCTTTGGTGCAGGAAAAGTTCTGCTTGTCTTGGATGGATAGCTGGCTGCCTATTCCAATTGAAGCATGCTGCAGGCTATTTCAAGTAAGCCAGTAAATAATACTGACAGGTAACTTTAAGTTACCTGTCTTTGTTATTCTAGATAACCCATATGCATAACATCTTTCAAAGAATCATAATTGATTAACCAAAATTAATAGGGAATTAAAATATTCCCCATGTGAGAAATTCATCTTTGGGCTGTTCTAAAATATTAATCTGTGTCCAACTGTAATCTCTTACAATTAAACTGCTTTTGAGAAAGAGAGGTGTTCCAAGTGGGACTCAGTCCCAAGAGCCAGTATTTCTTATTTTAAGAATTACCATAATGACAACTGACATGGCAAGTCCAGTGAAAACAACTTCAGGTCATCTCTGGCCACCTCTCCCTGCTTTGGCTCACTGCAACATCACACGAGCAGTGCCGTGGCTCTCAGCaagggcaggcagtgctgggtggCTTTTCACAGCATGGTGGATGTGGCAGGATTAGGATtttagaaaaacacaaaaaagcaAGGTGAAAGGGAGTAGAGCTGAGT is a window from the Zonotrichia albicollis isolate bZonAlb1 chromosome 6, bZonAlb1.hap1, whole genome shotgun sequence genome containing:
- the SIX4 gene encoding homeobox protein SIX4 isoform X2 → MSSASPATDDIVIAVEIKEENVMEMLSEAPDGPAPPPPPAAAQFPMEHAGSAAAGEEGAAEQTPLAFSPDHVACVCEALQQGGNLDRLARFLWSLPPSDLLRGNESLMKARALVAFHQGIYAELYSILESHNFDSSNHPLLQELWYKARYTEAERARGRPLGAVDKYRLRRKYPLPRTIWDGEETVYCFKEKSRNALKELYKQNRYPSPAEKRNLAKITGLSLTQVSNWFKNRRQRDRNPSETQSKSESDGNPSTEDESSKGREDLSPHPLSSSSDGVTSLSLPGHMEPVYMQQLGNTKIALSSSGVLLNGNLMPASTSPVFLNGSSFLQGPNSVILNGLSVGTSQTVTLNSPKTAASVVSNGVSITDILSSSSSEDVKDFKLLQASVPNATAAFSPSNIPVTFPGLIPSSEVKREGVETAASQDGGSVVTFTAPVQINQYGIVQIPNSGTNGQLLNGSIGFSSLQLPPVSVAASQGNVSANPSTSDGGTFTTESSTVQQGKVFFSPLTPSAVVYTVPNSGQAVGSVKQEGLERSLVFSQLMPVSQNTQLNVNMSSENISSAGLQSLASSLVNVTPSHNFSLTPPTLLNAAELSSGISESQAMSSPVTSTSTVISISNTNYATLQNCPLITSQDLLSISTAQPVLGEIVSASADRVSHPPAQVHQDFGREHRLVLQAVPDVKENFLPNSESKSTGNLMMLDSKSKYVMSNMVDTVCEELETDKKELAKLQTVQMDEVMQDL
- the SIX4 gene encoding homeobox protein SIX4 isoform X1 — translated: MSSASPATDDIVIAVEIKEENVMEMLSEAPDGPAPPPPPAAAQFPMEHAGSAAAGEEGAAEQVLLHTELLARNHHAASSPSSSSSSSSSSSSSSQTPLAFSPDHVACVCEALQQGGNLDRLARFLWSLPPSDLLRGNESLMKARALVAFHQGIYAELYSILESHNFDSSNHPLLQELWYKARYTEAERARGRPLGAVDKYRLRRKYPLPRTIWDGEETVYCFKEKSRNALKELYKQNRYPSPAEKRNLAKITGLSLTQVSNWFKNRRQRDRNPSETQSKSESDGNPSTEDESSKGREDLSPHPLSSSSDGVTSLSLPGHMEPVYMQQLGNTKIALSSSGVLLNGNLMPASTSPVFLNGSSFLQGPNSVILNGLSVGTSQTVTLNSPKTAASVVSNGVSITDILSSSSSEDVKDFKLLQASVPNATAAFSPSNIPVTFPGLIPSSEVKREGVETAASQDGGSVVTFTAPVQINQYGIVQIPNSGTNGQLLNGSIGFSSLQLPPVSVAASQGNVSANPSTSDGGTFTTESSTVQQGKVFFSPLTPSAVVYTVPNSGQAVGSVKQEGLERSLVFSQLMPVSQNTQLNVNMSSENISSAGLQSLASSLVNVTPSHNFSLTPPTLLNAAELSSGISESQAMSSPVTSTSTVISISNTNYATLQNCPLITSQDLLSISTAQPVLGEIVSASADRVSHPPAQVHQDFGREHRLVLQAVPDVKENFLPNSESKSTGNLMMLDSKSKYVMSNMVDTVCEELETDKKELAKLQTVQMDEVMQDL